The following are from one region of the Populus trichocarpa isolate Nisqually-1 chromosome 8, P.trichocarpa_v4.1, whole genome shotgun sequence genome:
- the LOC7481627 gene encoding uncharacterized protein LOC7481627, giving the protein MSCLLTCFSSCCASLTCGLCASVASGISNRSARLAYCGLFGTSLILSWILREVAAPLLEKIPWIKSSGTHPKEWYQIQAVLRVSMGNFLFFAVLALIMIGVKDQNDRRDSWHHGGWIAKMVIWLLLVVLMFFLPDSVISVYGILSKFGAGLFLLVQVIILLDFTHTWNDAWVEKDEQKWYIALLSVSVGCYLAAFTFSGILFMWFNPSGHDCGLNVFFIVMTMILAFAFAVIALHPAVNGSLLPASVISIYCAYVCYTGLSSEPHDYACNGLHNKSKAVSTSTLVLGMLTTILSVLYSAVRAGSSTTFLSPPSSPKASAGKKPLLEAEELEEGKEKKKEAEGQPVSYSYTFFHLIFALASMYSAMLLSGWTDTSESSSLIDVGWTSVWVRICTEWITGLLYTWTLLAPLFFPDREFF; this is encoded by the exons atgtcGTGCTTGTTGACGTGCTTCTCATCTTGCTGTGCATCTCTGACATGTGGCCTCTGCGCTTCAGTGGCTTCTGGGATCTCTAATAGATCCGCAAGACTTGCTTACTGTGGTCTCTTTGGTACTTCTTTGATTCTTTCTTGGATTCTCAGAGAAGTTGCTGCTCCTCTTTTGGAGAAAATCCCTT GGATAAAGTCTTCCGGTACTCATCCAAAGGAATGGTATCAAATACAAGCGGTGCTTCGAGTAAGCATGGGGAACTTCTTGTTTTTTGCAGTACTTGCTCTAATAATGATTGGTGTGAAGGATCAAAATGATAGACGTGATTCATGGCACCATGGTGGTTGGATAGCAAAGATGGTCATTTGGCTTTTGCTTGTTGTGCTCATGTTTTTCCTTCCTGATTCTGTCATCTCAGTCTATG GAATTTTATCCAAATTCGGGGCAGGGTTATTCTTATTGGTTCAAGTGATTATTTTGCTGGACTTTACCCATACATGGAATGATGCATGGGTCGAGAAAGATGAACAGAAATG GTATATTGCTTTACTTTCTGTATCAGTTGGATGCTACCTAGCAGCATTTACATTCTCTGGCATTCTCTTTATGTGGTTCAATCCATCTGGACATGACTGTGGCCTCAATGTTTTCTTCATTGTCATGACCATGATTCTCGCATTTGCTTTTGCTGTGATAGCATTACATCCTGCG GTGAATGGCAGCCTCTTGCCTGCTTCGGTGATATCAATTTATTGTGCATATGTTTGCTACACGGGTCTCTCCAGCGAACCCCATGACTATGCATGCAATGGTCTGCACAACAAATCAAAAGCAGTGTCCACAAGTACGCTTGTCCTTGGGATGCTCACGACAATTCTCTCAGTTCTATATTCTGCTGTTCGTGCTGGGTCTTCAACAACATTTCTGTCACCGCCATCCTCTCCCAAGGCATCAG CTGGAAAGAAACCGCTCCTAGAAGCAGAAGAACTggaagaagggaaagaaaagaagaaagaagcagaAGGCCAGCCTGTCAGTTATTCTTATACCTTCTTCCACCTGATATTTGCACTGGCTAGCATGTATTCAGCTATGCTTCTTTCTGGATGGACTGACACATCTGAGTCCTCTAGCCTAATAGATGTTGGCTGGACTTCGGTTTGGGTCCGAATCTGCACAGAATGGATCACTGGTTTACTCTACACATGGACCCTTCTTGCTCCATTGTTTTTCCCCGACCGCGAGTTCTTTTAG
- the LOC18108743 gene encoding uncharacterized protein At5g19025, with protein MHHLFFFFITMPPSSSFTPKPLKSSAASSSSSNTGNTNSNPNPSTLPCKHSPSATLDLLILILVLFSGTFLLTSYFSYIFNSLSLLLSNTSLSLHFPPFPYICGFFALFILSVLFIEFCCGPRSRKCDKPGCKGLKKAIEFDLQLQTEDCAKSTAGDDVDKLPWKGGTESNPDYECLRAELRKMAPPNGRAILLFRAKCGCPVAKLEGWGPKRGRRHKKALANVAANGGDHR; from the exons ATGCaccatctcttcttcttcttcatcaccaTGCCCCCTTCTTCCTCCTTCACCCCAAAACCCCTCAAATCCTCTGCTGCCTCTTCGTCTTCTTCAAACACTGGAAACACTAACTCCAATCCAAACCCAAGCACCCTCCCCTGCAAACACTCGCCATCAGCAACTCTTGACCTTCTCATCCTAATTCTAGTCCTTTTCTCTGGCACTTTCCTCTTAACTTCTTACTTCTCTTACATCTTCAACTCCCTTTCTCTCCTCCTCTCCAACACCTCTCTTTCCCTCCACTTCCCCCCTTTCCCTTACATTTGTGGGTTCTTCGCTCTTTTCATCCTCTCCGTCCTTTTCATTGAGTTCTGCTGCGGACCCAGATCTCGAAAGTGTGACAAACCTGGCTGCAAAGGCTTGAAGAAAGCGATTGAGTTTGATTTGCAATTGCAGACTGAAGATTGTGCTAAATCCACTGCTGGTGATGACGTTGATAAGTTGCCTTGGAAAGGGGGGACTGAATCCAATCCTGATTATGAGTGTTTGAGAGCTGAATTGAGGAAGATGGCTCCGCCTAATGGGAGGGCTATTTTACTTTTCCGTGCTAAGTGTGGATGCCCTGTTGCTAAGTTGGAAGGTTGGGGGCCTAAACGTGGTCGCCGGCATAAAAA GGCTCTGGCTAATGTGGCTGCTAATGGAGGAGATCATCGTTGA